The Gammaproteobacteria bacterium genome contains the following window.
AGGTGCCTCCGAGGTAGCGATCTTCGGCGATGGCAACCCGTGCCCCAAAACCCCCTGCCATCCGGGCAGCCCGCACGCCAGCCGATCCGGCGCCCACCACAAATAGGTCGAAATCATGTTCTGCCACGGTTAACTCCCAGATAAATTGAACTGGCTACCTTCTAACAAGAGGACAGCGTTTGGCGATTGACCTTGATTAACGTATTGTGGGATACGAAATATTCTTAGTCTTCCCAGTTTGACTCACTTGCGACAATCGGTCCAGCACCATAGATAGGAGATGGCATGATTGAGCTTTATACGTCACCAACACCGAATGGGTGGAAGGTCTCGATCGCGTTGGAGGAATTGGGACTTCAGTATTCGGTTCGATCCATCACGCTGCATGAGAAAGAACAGAAGCAAGCCTGGTATCTTAAACTCAATCCTAACGGGCGTATCCCAACCATTATTGATCGGGATAACGATAACTTCGTCGTTTTTGAATCGGGCGCTATCTTGGTTTATTTGGCGGAGAAAACGGGCCAGCTCATGCCGGTCGATCTCAAAGGTCACTCCCGGGTCATACAGTGGCTGATGTTTCAGATGGGCGGTATTGGGCCGATGCAGGGGCAGGCCCATGTGTTTTATCGTTACGCACCAGTGAAAATCGACTATGCGATTGGCCGGTACCAGAGGGAGACAAGGCGTCTGTATGAGGTGCTTGATCGTCAGCTTGAACGTCACGAGTTTCTGGCGGGTGATTATTCCATCGCTGACATTGCCAGCTGGTCATGGGTACAAGCTTATCAATGGGCGGGCGTCTCAATTGAAGGTCTGGTCAATCTTCAACGTTGGTTGGATGCAATCGGCAAGCGTCCCGCGGTGCTACGCGGAAAGGCGGTGCCTGAGGCTATCGATTACGAAAAGGAGGAAGAAGCGTTAAGGCAACGTGTATCGAGAATCCTCGTTTGACTCCTCACTTTTCTCATGGAATCGGTCCGAATGCGATAGGGTGAAACACAATAGATTAGGAGAAATTGAATGAAAGTTTATCACTTTCCGCCTTCCCCCAATTCCCGTAGAGTTTTGGCGGTCATCTACGATCTTGGCCTTGAGGCTGAACTTGAGCTGGTAGACCTGCCCAAGGGTGAACAAATGCGAGAGGCGTTTCTTAGACTCAATCCCAACCACATGATCCCCGTGCTTGAAGACGGTGACTTTGTGTTGTGGGAATCCAATGCGATTATGCAATACCTAACTTCCAAGAGACCGGGCAATACCTTGTGGCCATCCG
Protein-coding sequences here:
- a CDS encoding glutathione S-transferase N-terminal domain-containing protein, whose amino-acid sequence is MIELYTSPTPNGWKVSIALEELGLQYSVRSITLHEKEQKQAWYLKLNPNGRIPTIIDRDNDNFVVFESGAILVYLAEKTGQLMPVDLKGHSRVIQWLMFQMGGIGPMQGQAHVFYRYAPVKIDYAIGRYQRETRRLYEVLDRQLERHEFLAGDYSIADIASWSWVQAYQWAGVSIEGLVNLQRWLDAIGKRPAVLRGKAVPEAIDYEKEEEALRQRVSRILV